A region from the Naumannella halotolerans genome encodes:
- a CDS encoding VWA domain-containing protein: MAGRSDPRRSSYGRYDGGPDPLAPPVDLAEALDAVGEDVMAGYSPEQALREYLRRGGDQQRGLDEIAAEVARRRQQLLRNSRLDGTLTEIKELLDAAVLAERKQLARDLDDDARFAELQIENLPDSPAAAVNELADYDWRSPEARESFDKIKDLLGREALDQHFAGMKQALENATDEDRQAVAEMVADLNDLLAAHARGEDTTAQFDQFMARHGQYFPENPQSVEELIDTLAARSAAAQRFRKSLSPEQRAELDSLAQQAFGSPELADQLARLSQNLQGLRPAEDWNGAEEFEGDQGLGMGEGAQALQDLAELDRLSEQLSQSYPGARMDDIDLDALTRQLGEDAAVDARTLQQIADELRQTGMLSRSADGGLKLSPKAMRQLGRALLRDVAQKLSGRSGQRETRQAGAAGELSGATREWRFGDTEPWDVTRTVTNAVLRTVSEGGDAKRGVRLQLDDIEVSETEARTQSAVALLVDTSFSMAMDGRWVPMKRTALALHHLVSTRFRGDQLELIGFGRYAQKLSIEELTAMDAKYDKGTNLHHGLLLAERFFRRHPNAQPVLLVVTDGEPTAHLERDGQTFFDYPPHPLTIARTVTELDAVTRFGAQTTFFRLGEDPGLARFIQQMADRVDGRVVSPELDDLGAAVVGSYLGARGGGRSASFRDLFGERGFWAG, translated from the coding sequence ATGGCCGGTCGATCCGATCCTCGCCGGTCCAGCTACGGCCGGTACGACGGTGGCCCCGACCCGCTGGCCCCGCCGGTCGACCTCGCCGAGGCGCTGGATGCCGTCGGTGAGGACGTGATGGCCGGATACTCCCCGGAGCAGGCGTTGCGGGAGTACCTGCGCCGGGGCGGTGATCAGCAACGTGGCCTGGACGAGATCGCTGCCGAGGTGGCACGACGGCGTCAGCAGCTGCTGCGGAACAGCCGGCTCGACGGGACCCTGACCGAGATCAAGGAACTGCTGGACGCCGCTGTCCTCGCCGAACGCAAACAGCTTGCACGCGACCTCGACGATGATGCCCGGTTCGCCGAGCTGCAGATCGAGAACCTGCCGGATTCCCCGGCGGCCGCGGTGAACGAGTTGGCCGACTACGACTGGCGCAGCCCCGAGGCCAGGGAGTCGTTCGACAAGATCAAGGACCTGCTCGGCCGGGAGGCGCTCGACCAGCATTTCGCGGGGATGAAACAGGCGCTGGAGAACGCCACCGACGAAGATCGACAAGCGGTCGCCGAGATGGTCGCGGACCTGAACGACCTGCTCGCCGCTCATGCCCGAGGTGAGGACACCACCGCCCAGTTCGACCAGTTCATGGCCCGGCACGGTCAGTATTTTCCGGAAAACCCGCAGAGCGTCGAGGAGTTGATCGACACCCTGGCCGCGCGTTCGGCGGCCGCCCAGCGGTTCCGCAAGTCGCTCAGCCCCGAGCAGCGTGCCGAGCTGGATTCCCTTGCCCAGCAGGCATTCGGCTCCCCGGAGCTGGCCGACCAGTTGGCCCGGTTGAGCCAGAACCTGCAGGGACTCCGGCCGGCCGAGGACTGGAACGGTGCGGAGGAGTTCGAGGGCGACCAGGGACTCGGCATGGGTGAGGGGGCACAGGCGCTGCAGGATCTGGCCGAACTCGACCGGTTGTCCGAACAGTTGTCGCAGTCCTACCCGGGTGCACGGATGGACGACATCGATCTTGATGCGCTGACCCGTCAGCTCGGTGAGGATGCTGCGGTCGACGCGCGTACCCTGCAGCAGATCGCCGATGAGCTGCGGCAGACCGGGATGCTGTCCCGCTCCGCCGACGGCGGGTTGAAACTGTCGCCGAAGGCGATGCGGCAACTCGGCCGGGCGTTGCTGCGGGATGTGGCGCAGAAGCTGTCGGGACGTTCCGGCCAGCGAGAGACCCGGCAGGCCGGTGCGGCAGGGGAGTTGAGTGGCGCCACCCGGGAATGGCGGTTCGGTGACACCGAACCCTGGGATGTCACCCGGACGGTCACCAATGCGGTGCTGCGGACGGTCTCCGAGGGTGGCGATGCCAAGCGCGGGGTACGGCTGCAGCTCGACGACATCGAGGTCTCCGAGACCGAGGCGCGTACCCAATCGGCTGTCGCACTGCTGGTCGACACCAGTTTCTCGATGGCCATGGACGGCCGGTGGGTGCCGATGAAACGCACCGCGCTCGCCCTGCACCATCTGGTGTCCACCCGCTTCCGCGGTGATCAACTCGAACTGATCGGCTTCGGCCGGTACGCCCAGAAGCTGTCCATCGAAGAACTCACCGCGATGGATGCGAAGTACGACAAAGGGACGAATCTGCACCACGGGCTGTTGCTGGCCGAGCGGTTCTTCCGCAGACACCCGAATGCCCAACCGGTCCTGCTGGTGGTCACCGACGGCGAACCGACCGCCCATCTCGAACGCGACGGGCAGACCTTCTTCGACTACCCGCCGCATCCGCTGACCATCGCCCGGACGGTCACCGAGCTCGATGCGGTCACCCGTTTCGGTGCACAGACCACCTTCTTCCGGCTCGGTGAGGATCCGGGGCTGGCCAGATTCATCCAGCAGATGGCCGACCGGGTCGACGGCCGGGTGGTCTCACCGGAGCTGGATGATCTTGGTGCGGCGGTCGTCGGTTCCTACCTCGGCGCCCGCGGCGGTGGCAGATCTGCGTCGTTCCGTGATCTCTTCGGTGAGCGGGGATTCTGGGCCGGTTAG
- the rpsF gene encoding 30S ribosomal protein S6, whose amino-acid sequence MRKYEVMVILQPETDDRQVTPILEKFLSVITKGGGTVDNVDIWGRRRFAYEIQKKSEGIYAVIDLTAKPEDVKELDRQFSINEQVMRTKVLRPELHAKKKVS is encoded by the coding sequence ATGCGCAAGTACGAAGTCATGGTCATCCTGCAGCCGGAGACCGACGATCGTCAGGTCACTCCCATCTTGGAGAAGTTCCTGTCCGTCATCACCAAGGGCGGTGGCACCGTCGACAATGTCGACATCTGGGGCCGTCGCCGTTTCGCCTACGAGATCCAGAAGAAGTCCGAGGGGATCTACGCGGTCATCGATCTGACCGCCAAGCCCGAGGACGTCAAGGAACTGGACCGTCAGTTCAGCATCAACGAGCAGGTAATGCGGACCAAGGTGTTGCGGCCGGAGCTGCACGCCAAGAAGAAGGTCAGCTGA
- a CDS encoding RNA-binding S4 domain-containing protein, whose protein sequence is MAIDDVPVSGEGIKLGQFLKLANLVESGGEAKQVLADGLVQVNGEPEDRRGRHLVAGDVVQFGTASARVGAEG, encoded by the coding sequence ATGGCGATCGACGACGTGCCCGTCTCCGGTGAGGGAATCAAGCTCGGCCAGTTCCTGAAACTGGCCAACCTGGTCGAGTCCGGCGGAGAGGCCAAACAGGTGCTCGCCGACGGGTTGGTGCAGGTCAACGGCGAACCCGAGGACCGCCGTGGTCGCCACCTGGTGGCCGGTGACGTGGTGCAGTTCGGTACCGCATCCGCCCGGGTGGGCGCCGAGGGATGA
- a CDS encoding MFS transporter translates to MTSVNSQRRTATTALLSLAIGSFGIGMTEFVIMGLLPNIAQDLLPDLWATNPDQALANAGHLVSFYALGVVVGAPTIAGALSKYPRHRVMVGLAGALLLFNGLTLLAPNYELVAVSRFLAGLPHGAYFGIGALVAARVLGPGKRAQGVAFVLTGLTVANIVGVPLGTYLGQVFGWRAAYLMVVAIFAVAAVCIARFVPEQPGEAGRSVWSELGVFKIGQVWATIITGAIGFGGFFAIYSYISPIVTDVAGSPQWVVPVVLVLMGVGMTVGNLLGGRLADAHLRLTLLCGFLLLAWVLLSMALTADRIVPLAILGFGVGVGSSILGPAIQTRLMDVAEDNQSIAAALNHSALNVGNSLGAFLGGYAIASGGGLVSPVWVALGMTMIGLVLVFVLFREPRQAELPEPSLVNH, encoded by the coding sequence ATGACCTCCGTGAACTCACAACGGAGGACGGCAACGACGGCGCTCCTCTCACTCGCCATCGGTAGCTTCGGCATCGGGATGACCGAATTCGTCATCATGGGCCTGCTACCCAACATCGCCCAGGACCTGTTGCCCGACCTGTGGGCCACGAACCCCGATCAGGCACTGGCCAATGCCGGGCACCTCGTGTCCTTCTATGCCCTCGGTGTGGTGGTCGGCGCCCCGACCATCGCCGGTGCCCTGTCGAAGTACCCGCGCCATCGGGTGATGGTCGGACTGGCCGGTGCGCTTCTGCTGTTCAACGGCCTGACCCTGCTCGCACCGAACTACGAGCTGGTGGCGGTCTCCCGGTTCCTGGCCGGTCTGCCCCATGGTGCCTACTTCGGCATCGGTGCGCTGGTCGCGGCCCGTGTCCTCGGCCCGGGCAAACGTGCCCAGGGTGTCGCCTTCGTCCTCACCGGCCTGACCGTCGCCAACATCGTCGGGGTACCGCTGGGTACGTATCTGGGCCAGGTCTTCGGCTGGCGGGCGGCGTACCTGATGGTGGTGGCGATCTTCGCGGTGGCCGCCGTCTGCATCGCCCGTTTCGTACCGGAGCAGCCGGGTGAGGCGGGCCGCAGCGTGTGGTCGGAGCTCGGAGTGTTCAAGATCGGCCAGGTGTGGGCGACGATCATCACCGGGGCGATCGGCTTCGGCGGTTTCTTCGCCATCTACTCCTACATCTCCCCGATCGTCACCGATGTCGCGGGCTCGCCGCAATGGGTGGTGCCGGTGGTGCTGGTGCTGATGGGGGTCGGTATGACCGTCGGCAACCTTCTCGGTGGACGACTGGCCGATGCCCATCTGCGTCTGACCCTGCTTTGCGGCTTCCTGCTGCTGGCCTGGGTGCTGTTGTCGATGGCGCTGACCGCGGACCGGATCGTGCCCTTGGCCATCCTCGGTTTCGGCGTCGGCGTCGGATCCTCGATCCTCGGCCCGGCCATCCAGACCCGGTTGATGGATGTCGCCGAGGACAACCAGTCGATCGCGGCGGCGCTGAACCACTCGGCGCTGAACGTCGGCAACAGCCTCGGCGCGTTCCTCGGCGGGTACGCGATCGCCTCCGGCGGCGGCCTGGTGTCGCCGGTCTGGGTGGCACTCGGCATGACGATGATCGGATTGGTGCTGGTGTTCGTGCTCTTCCGGGAGCCGCGGCAGGCCGAACTGCCCGAGCCGTCGCTGGTCAACCACTGA
- a CDS encoding S1C family serine protease: MNDQNASAPRDPANQGSNSAAGSEFPHHPAQGASAAGHGSAYPGPQWQAASMPPASGSRSAGHGHSAGAGAGADDPSSAAGAYAASGWANGPSGYANPGYTNTGYPNSGYKNLGYAATDGFPGRPAGGSGQQQPPMGQGASAGQSGPYLASGWTADTDPRATATAQPGPTGRPDRSRRARRIGVALVCAFVLLIGGLGLSGTALSYFGLGNGQEQADAPASGQDSGTGQGTEDSGTGGSSGSGTGDSGSGVPGQGMPGQGQGGQGQGGQGMPGAGQGPGQTSPGQGSSDSSGGTEADEDLTTSVVLIETELESGTGAGTGMVLSSDGTILTNYHVVDGSTEVQVTVADTGQTYEGTVLGSDESADVAVVKIDATGLTPITVDDDGTTLGEELTAVGNALGGGELLQVSGELTGTDESIQVSDEATGGTKQLTGLLETDAAVVSGYSGGPMFDDEGEVIGISTAGSATNSQVSMRTGSDSYAVPIDEATEIADQILAGEEGNGVTIGPSGFLGIAVDTSGQVAEIVEDSPAEDAGIEVGSEITSVNGTSIDSENSIGVVLGETEPGEQVRVRWTDASGESHSAEITLAESPTN; the protein is encoded by the coding sequence GTGAACGATCAGAACGCCTCCGCGCCTCGTGACCCCGCGAACCAGGGTTCGAACTCCGCAGCCGGCTCGGAGTTCCCGCACCACCCCGCCCAGGGCGCGTCCGCTGCCGGTCACGGCTCGGCCTACCCCGGCCCGCAGTGGCAGGCGGCATCGATGCCGCCCGCGTCCGGCAGCCGATCGGCGGGACACGGGCACTCCGCTGGTGCTGGTGCGGGCGCCGATGATCCGTCCTCGGCAGCCGGAGCCTATGCCGCCAGCGGCTGGGCCAACGGACCCAGCGGATACGCCAACCCGGGGTACACCAACACCGGGTACCCCAACTCGGGTTACAAAAATCTGGGGTACGCCGCGACCGACGGTTTCCCCGGCCGACCTGCGGGCGGCTCCGGTCAGCAGCAGCCCCCGATGGGGCAGGGCGCCTCGGCCGGGCAGTCGGGCCCGTACCTCGCATCGGGCTGGACGGCCGACACCGACCCCCGGGCCACGGCCACCGCGCAACCCGGCCCCACCGGGCGTCCCGATCGATCCCGCCGGGCACGCCGGATCGGGGTCGCCCTGGTCTGTGCCTTCGTCCTGCTGATCGGCGGTCTGGGGTTGAGCGGAACCGCGCTGAGCTACTTCGGGCTGGGCAACGGCCAGGAACAGGCAGACGCACCGGCGTCCGGACAGGACTCCGGCACCGGACAGGGCACCGAGGACTCCGGTACGGGCGGCAGCAGCGGCTCGGGCACGGGGGATTCCGGTAGCGGTGTCCCCGGGCAGGGCATGCCGGGCCAGGGTCAAGGTGGCCAGGGTCAAGGTGGTCAGGGCATGCCCGGCGCCGGCCAGGGGCCGGGTCAGACCTCGCCCGGGCAGGGGTCGAGCGACAGTTCCGGCGGCACCGAGGCCGATGAGGACCTGACCACCTCGGTGGTGCTGATCGAGACCGAGCTGGAGAGTGGCACCGGGGCCGGTACCGGCATGGTGCTCAGCTCCGACGGCACGATCCTCACCAACTATCACGTGGTCGACGGGTCCACCGAGGTCCAGGTGACCGTGGCCGACACCGGCCAGACCTACGAGGGAACCGTGCTCGGATCCGACGAGTCGGCCGATGTGGCAGTGGTGAAGATCGATGCCACCGGTCTCACCCCGATCACCGTCGACGACGACGGCACCACTCTCGGGGAGGAACTGACCGCGGTCGGCAATGCCCTGGGTGGCGGTGAACTGCTGCAGGTCAGCGGCGAGCTGACCGGTACCGACGAGAGCATCCAGGTCAGCGACGAGGCGACCGGTGGTACCAAACAGCTCACCGGGTTGTTGGAGACCGACGCGGCCGTCGTCTCCGGCTACTCGGGGGGCCCGATGTTCGACGACGAGGGGGAGGTGATCGGCATCAGTACCGCCGGCTCGGCCACCAACAGCCAGGTCTCGATGCGTACCGGCAGCGACAGCTACGCCGTACCGATCGATGAGGCGACCGAGATCGCCGATCAGATCCTCGCCGGTGAGGAGGGCAATGGTGTGACCATCGGCCCGTCGGGCTTCCTCGGCATCGCCGTGGACACCTCCGGGCAGGTCGCCGAGATCGTCGAGGACTCACCCGCCGAGGACGCCGGCATCGAGGTCGGTTCGGAGATCACCAGCGTCAACGGCACCAGCATCGACTCCGAGAACTCGATCGGCGTCGTGCTCGGCGAGACCGAACCCGGTGAACAGGTCAGGGTCAGGTGGACCGATGCCTCCGGGGAGAGCCACTCGGCCGAGATCACCTTGGCGGAGTCGCCGACCAACTGA
- a CDS encoding pyridoxamine 5'-phosphate oxidase family protein gives MYSPEDEAVEPLTTETCWELLSTAQVGRLALAAGGDIDIFPINFVAHEGALYFRTAPGTKLVELTANPRVALEIDEWDDDQALSVVAKGIAERLEKTAEIDAAEQLPLKPWIPTLKYRWVKITPETVSGLRFRRAAEPERF, from the coding sequence ATGTATTCACCCGAAGACGAGGCGGTCGAGCCTCTGACCACAGAGACCTGCTGGGAGCTGCTGAGCACCGCCCAGGTCGGTCGGCTCGCCCTGGCCGCCGGGGGCGACATCGACATCTTCCCGATCAACTTCGTCGCCCACGAGGGCGCGCTGTACTTCCGTACCGCACCGGGTACCAAACTGGTCGAGCTGACCGCGAACCCGCGGGTTGCCCTGGAGATCGACGAATGGGACGACGATCAGGCCCTGAGCGTCGTCGCGAAGGGAATCGCCGAGCGGCTTGAGAAGACCGCCGAGATCGACGCCGCCGAGCAACTGCCACTGAAGCCGTGGATCCCGACGCTGAAGTACCGGTGGGTCAAGATCACCCCCGAGACCGTCAGCGGGCTACGATTCCGGCGGGCTGCCGAACCCGAACGGTTCTGA
- a CDS encoding sigma 54-interacting transcriptional regulator, which yields MADSQTGPRPAPTTVGELRASGHTQKSLRQELRDNLLAKLASGVNPWPGLHGLEDTVIPQVERAIIAGHDIVLLGERGQGKTRLLRTLVGLLDEWTPVISGSELGEHPYEPITAGSIRLATEQGDLLGIEWRHRSERYAEKLATPDTSVADLVGDVDPMKVAEGRSLGDPETIHFGLIPRSHRGIVAINELPDLAERIQVAMLNVMEERDIQIRGYLVRLPLDVLVVASANPEDYTNRGRIITPLKDRFGAEIRTHYPVELEAEVAVINQEAELTAEVTDPLLEVIARFTRELRESASVDQRSGVSARFSIAAAETVAASALHRSTVLGEADPVARPVDLATVIDVLGGKVEFESGEEGRERTILEHLLRTATAATVRELYRGLDFRLLVEAVEDGATITTGERVSAADFLSGLPVLGESELYDQIAERAGASSEGERASAIELALEGLYLARRLSKDSDATTTLYGRS from the coding sequence ATGGCCGATTCCCAGACCGGCCCCCGGCCCGCGCCCACCACGGTCGGTGAGTTGCGCGCCTCGGGTCACACCCAGAAATCACTGCGTCAAGAACTTCGTGACAATCTGCTCGCCAAACTTGCCTCCGGGGTGAATCCCTGGCCCGGGCTGCACGGTTTGGAGGACACCGTCATCCCGCAGGTCGAGCGGGCGATCATCGCCGGCCACGACATCGTCCTGCTCGGTGAACGCGGCCAGGGCAAGACCCGGCTGCTGCGCACACTCGTCGGTTTGCTCGACGAGTGGACCCCGGTGATCTCCGGTTCCGAGTTGGGTGAGCACCCGTACGAGCCGATCACCGCCGGGTCGATCCGGCTGGCCACCGAACAGGGCGACCTGCTCGGCATCGAATGGCGCCATCGCTCGGAGCGGTACGCCGAGAAACTCGCCACCCCCGACACCTCGGTCGCCGACCTGGTCGGTGACGTGGACCCGATGAAGGTCGCCGAAGGGCGTTCCCTGGGTGATCCGGAGACGATCCACTTCGGGCTGATCCCGCGCTCGCACCGCGGCATCGTCGCGATCAACGAGTTGCCCGACCTGGCCGAACGGATCCAGGTGGCGATGCTGAACGTGATGGAGGAACGCGACATCCAGATCCGCGGCTATCTGGTTCGGCTGCCGCTGGACGTGCTGGTGGTCGCCAGCGCCAACCCCGAGGACTACACCAACCGGGGCCGGATCATCACCCCGCTGAAGGACCGCTTCGGCGCGGAGATCCGTACCCACTACCCGGTCGAGCTGGAGGCCGAGGTGGCCGTGATCAACCAGGAGGCCGAGCTCACCGCCGAGGTGACCGACCCGCTGCTGGAGGTGATCGCCCGGTTCACCCGCGAACTGCGCGAGTCCGCCTCGGTCGATCAGCGCTCGGGTGTCTCGGCCCGGTTCTCGATCGCCGCCGCCGAGACCGTCGCCGCCTCCGCGCTGCACCGCTCCACGGTGCTCGGCGAGGCCGATCCGGTGGCGCGGCCGGTCGATCTGGCGACAGTGATCGATGTGCTCGGCGGCAAGGTCGAGTTCGAATCCGGGGAGGAGGGCCGGGAGCGGACCATCCTGGAACATCTGCTGCGGACCGCGACGGCGGCGACGGTACGCGAACTCTACCGCGGCCTGGACTTCCGGCTGCTGGTGGAGGCGGTGGAGGACGGCGCCACCATCACCACCGGTGAGCGGGTCTCGGCCGCCGACTTCCTGTCCGGGCTGCCGGTGCTGGGCGAATCCGAGCTCTACGACCAGATCGCCGAGCGTGCCGGTGCGAGCAGCGAGGGAGAACGGGCCTCGGCGATCGAACTGGCGCTGGAGGGTCTGTACCTGGCCCGTCGACTGTCCAAGGACAGCGACGCCACGACCACGCTCTACGGGCGTTCCTGA
- a CDS encoding GMC family oxidoreductase, translated as METTHTFDYVIVGGGSAGAAVAARLSEDPEVTVGLLEAGPTDVDAPVILQLNRWMELLESGYDWDYPIEPQEHGNSFMRHARAKVLGGCSSHNSCIAFWAPAEDLDEWDSVHGATGWSSERTLPLFTKLETNDTAGDHHGTDGPVHLMSIPPIDPCGVAILDACEQDGIPRVEFNSGSTVINGANFFQVNRQADGTRASSSVSYLHPILDRPNLSVLTDTWARELEIDETGRCTGVLVVNNAFGKTKRIGANSEVIVSAGAINTPQLLMLSGIGPADHLAEVGIEARVDSPGVGANLADHPEGVIAWEAKQPMVTDSYQWWEIGIFTTTTEGLDRPDLMMHYGSVPFDMHTLRQGYPTSENTFCLTPNVTHAKSRGTVRLRSRDYRDKPKVDPRYFTDPEGHDLRVMIAGIRKAREIVAQPAMADWAGEELFPGVEVQTDEQLEDYIVHCHNTVYHPVGTCRMGPVDDPMSPLDPQLRVKGVQGLRVVDASAMPEITTVNPNITVMMMGEKCAEMIKNGE; from the coding sequence ATGGAGACCACCCACACCTTTGATTATGTGATCGTCGGTGGCGGTTCGGCCGGTGCTGCCGTGGCTGCCCGGCTGTCGGAGGATCCCGAGGTCACGGTCGGGTTGTTGGAGGCCGGGCCCACCGACGTGGATGCGCCGGTGATCCTGCAGTTGAACCGGTGGATGGAACTGCTGGAGTCCGGCTATGACTGGGACTATCCGATCGAGCCGCAGGAGCACGGCAACTCGTTCATGCGCCATGCCCGGGCCAAGGTGCTGGGTGGTTGCTCCTCACACAACTCCTGCATCGCCTTCTGGGCGCCGGCCGAGGATCTGGACGAGTGGGATTCGGTTCACGGCGCCACCGGTTGGAGCTCGGAACGGACGCTGCCGCTGTTCACCAAGTTGGAGACCAACGACACTGCCGGTGATCATCACGGCACCGACGGCCCGGTGCACCTGATGAGCATCCCGCCGATCGATCCCTGCGGGGTTGCGATCCTGGATGCCTGTGAGCAGGACGGGATCCCGCGGGTGGAGTTCAACTCCGGCTCCACGGTGATCAACGGCGCCAACTTCTTCCAGGTGAACCGGCAGGCCGACGGCACCCGCGCTTCCTCCTCGGTCTCGTACCTGCATCCGATCCTGGACCGGCCGAACCTGAGCGTGCTGACCGACACCTGGGCCCGCGAGCTGGAGATCGACGAAACGGGTCGGTGTACCGGGGTGCTGGTGGTGAACAATGCCTTCGGCAAGACGAAGCGGATCGGCGCCAACTCCGAGGTGATCGTCTCCGCCGGGGCGATCAACACCCCGCAGTTGTTGATGCTCTCCGGCATCGGTCCGGCAGATCATCTGGCCGAGGTCGGTATCGAGGCCCGGGTCGACTCCCCCGGTGTCGGGGCGAACCTGGCCGATCATCCCGAGGGCGTGATCGCCTGGGAGGCGAAGCAGCCGATGGTCACCGATTCCTACCAGTGGTGGGAGATCGGCATCTTCACCACCACCACCGAGGGTCTGGACCGGCCGGACCTGATGATGCACTACGGCTCCGTACCGTTCGACATGCACACCCTGCGGCAGGGGTACCCGACCTCGGAGAACACCTTCTGTCTGACGCCGAACGTCACCCACGCCAAGTCGCGGGGGACGGTACGGTTGCGCAGCCGGGACTACCGGGACAAGCCGAAGGTCGATCCGCGCTACTTCACCGATCCCGAGGGTCACGACCTGCGGGTGATGATCGCCGGTATCCGCAAGGCTCGGGAGATCGTCGCCCAGCCGGCGATGGCCGACTGGGCGGGGGAGGAACTGTTCCCCGGCGTCGAGGTGCAGACCGATGAGCAGCTCGAGGACTACATCGTGCACTGCCACAACACCGTCTATCACCCGGTCGGTACCTGCCGGATGGGCCCGGTCGACGATCCGATGTCGCCGCTGGACCCGCAACTGCGGGTGAAGGGGGTGCAGGGTCTGCGGGTGGTCGACGCCTCGGCGATGCCGGAGATCACCACGGTCAATCCCAACATCACGGTGATGATGATGGGCGAGAAGTGCGCGGAGATGATCAAGAACGGCGAGTGA
- a CDS encoding single-stranded DNA-binding protein: MAGETIITVVGNLTADPELRFIPSGAAVANFTVASTPRNFDRQTQEWKDGEAMFLDCSVWRQAAENVASSLQKGMRVVVQGRLKARSFETREGEKRTVFELDVDEIGPSLRYATAEVTRTSGGGGGGQRGGGNYGGGNYGGGNSGGGQDPWGGNSGGGGNSGGGNYQQAAGNDPWAAGQNDEPPF, from the coding sequence ATGGCAGGCGAAACGATCATCACCGTCGTCGGCAACCTGACGGCCGACCCCGAGTTGCGATTCATCCCCTCCGGTGCGGCCGTGGCCAACTTCACCGTTGCCTCGACCCCGCGGAACTTCGACCGGCAGACCCAGGAATGGAAGGACGGCGAGGCGATGTTCCTCGACTGCTCCGTCTGGCGTCAGGCCGCGGAGAATGTCGCGTCCTCGTTGCAGAAGGGCATGCGGGTGGTCGTCCAGGGGCGCCTGAAGGCACGCAGCTTCGAGACCCGTGAGGGTGAGAAGCGGACCGTGTTCGAGCTCGACGTCGACGAGATCGGTCCCTCGCTGCGGTACGCCACCGCCGAGGTGACCCGGACCAGCGGCGGCGGTGGCGGTGGCCAGCGCGGCGGAGGCAACTACGGAGGTGGCAACTACGGCGGAGGGAACTCCGGTGGTGGCCAGGATCCGTGGGGTGGCAATTCCGGCGGCGGTGGCAACTCCGGCGGGGGCAACTACCAGCAGGCTGCGGGCAACGACCCGTGGGCTGCCGGGCAGAACGACGAACCCCCGTTCTGA
- the rpsR gene encoding 30S ribosomal protein S18, which translates to MAARKPVQKKKVAPTKTVRIGQVDYKDTQLLRKFISERGKIRARRVTGLSVQDQSKVAMAIKNAREMALLPYATTTR; encoded by the coding sequence ATGGCCGCACGTAAGCCAGTACAGAAGAAGAAGGTAGCGCCGACCAAGACCGTTCGGATCGGTCAGGTCGACTACAAGGACACCCAGTTGCTGCGGAAGTTCATCTCCGAGCGGGGCAAGATCCGTGCACGCCGGGTGACCGGTCTGTCCGTGCAGGATCAGAGCAAGGTCGCCATGGCGATCAAGAACGCCCGTGAGATGGCCCTGCTGCCCTACGCCACGACCACTCGCTGA
- the erm gene encoding 23S ribosomal RNA methyltransferase Erm, translating to MGQNFLTHRPTIRQISALVSDHDGSILELGAGDGALTRPLSQLGRPVTAIDIDPRRVQQLRRSLPGVRVEHADALHHPLAADGIVGNVPFGLTTPILRRLLATGGWRYAVLLVQWEVARKRAGVGGGTMLTAQSAPWYEFSLITRVPARHFTPQPSVDGGILMITRRRRPLVPAADRRAYERFVKAVFTGRGGSLPKIIANATGAGSRRTRHVLRETNIVPTDLPRDLTPRQWRQLWHQLADPRTG from the coding sequence CTGGGCCAGAACTTCCTCACCCATCGCCCGACCATCCGGCAGATCTCTGCCCTGGTCTCCGACCACGACGGTTCCATCCTGGAACTCGGCGCCGGCGACGGTGCACTCACCCGACCGCTGTCGCAGCTCGGGAGACCAGTGACCGCCATCGACATCGACCCCCGCCGGGTCCAGCAGCTGCGTCGGTCGCTCCCTGGGGTACGGGTCGAGCACGCCGATGCCCTGCACCACCCACTGGCCGCGGACGGGATCGTCGGGAACGTACCGTTCGGCCTGACCACACCGATTCTGCGCCGACTCCTGGCAACCGGTGGATGGCGGTACGCGGTGCTGCTCGTGCAATGGGAGGTGGCACGCAAACGCGCCGGGGTCGGTGGTGGCACGATGCTCACCGCGCAGAGCGCACCGTGGTACGAGTTCTCCTTGATCACCCGGGTACCCGCGCGACACTTCACCCCGCAACCGAGTGTCGACGGCGGGATCCTGATGATCACCCGACGCCGCCGACCCCTCGTACCGGCCGCCGATCGCCGCGCCTACGAACGCTTCGTGAAGGCCGTGTTCACCGGCCGCGGAGGTTCATTGCCCAAGATCATCGCCAATGCCACGGGCGCCGGCAGCCGCCGCACGCGGCACGTGCTGCGAGAAACCAACATCGTGCCTACTGACCTGCCCCGCGACCTCACACCCCGGCAGTGGAGACAGCTGTGGCACCAGCTGGCTGACCCTCGTACCGGCTGA